Sequence from the Corallococcus soli genome:
CATGTTCGCGGGGTCGGTGACGTCCAGCACGCGCAGGTGCGCGCCCAACTGCTCGCCGCCCTCGAACGCGATGGTGCGTCCCGCGAAGGTGCCCACCGCGCTCGCGTGGCTGAACGAGTCGCTGTAGGCGTAGCGCCCCAACTCCCGGACGCGCATCGGGTCACTCACGTCGAAGGCGATGTAGCCATCGGTGGTGTGGTTGACGTAGAGGTTGTCGCCGTACGCGAAGGCGTCGTGCACGCCCCCCAGGGACGCGTCCGGAGTCGAGATGCTCTCCAGCAGCTGCGGCGAAAGCGCCGAACTCACGTCGAACATGAGCGTCTGGCTGGAGGACGATGGCGCCATGCCGTAGAGCCGGTCTCCGCGCACGTGCACGGTGTGCACGTTGATGGCGCCGCCGGGCAGCGCGCGCACGTACTGCGGATCCGCCGGGTTCGTGATGTCGTAGGCGATGACGCCGGAGTTGGCGCTGGCGATGTAGAGCGCGTCGCCCTTCGCCCAGACGCCATTCCAGTAGGTATCCCCCTCCAATTGGATTCGCTTCTTGAGCACCGGGTGGGCGTGGTCCTTCACGTCATGGACAGCCAGGCCTCCGTCCCTGGTGTTGTCGCCCATGGCCACCACGTACGCGTGGCCCTTCGTGACGTAGATGTCCACCGGGAAGGCCAGGGGGACGGCGGACTCGGAGACGAGCTTCAGGCCCGAGGCCTCCACCTCGCTCCGTCCCCATCCGCGGCGCAGCGCCGTGAAGCTGCCCTTGAGCATCACCTGTCCCTCGGGAGGGCACTGCGCGAAGCAACCGTTGACGCGGTCCGGCTCCGGCCGCGTGCAGCCAGCGAAGATGAGGTGCCGGAAGGAGGGGGCGGGCAACGCCCGCCGGGCCAGGGTCCCGAAGAAGAGCTCCCCGTCCCCCACGTCCTGGAAGAGCAGCGGGGTGCCAGGCCCCCGGAAAGTACTTGCCCCAGGCAACCATCGGTTGAATCGACCGGGGCGTCGGGTTCCGCGCCGCGGGCCCACCGGGCAGGGGAGCCAGCGCGGCGCGCCGCCGAGCACCTCCGGGCACGCATCGGCTCAGTCGGTCGAGGTCGAGACGAACTCGATGCACGAGGGGGGCAGTCCGGAGTCGGGCCGAGGGGCGACCAGCCTCGTCGGAAGCTGTTCGGTCATGCAGCAGCGTTCGAGATAGGCAACCACCCGCCTGCCTTCGTCGCTGTCCGCGGACACGTGTATCGGCTCGTTGGCTGGATTGATGATCGCGGGCAGGAAGCCGGCGGAGATGCGCCCGGACGGCGCGATGTGGATCACCGCCGCGCCGGTCAGCCTGGAGTCCGGGTGAAACGGCAGCAGTGGGTAGTCTTCCCGCGGGCGAATCATGAACTCGCCGAACCTGCGGGCCCATGCAGCCATCTCCCCCGGCCGTCCCGCGCCCAGGTAGCCGTCCTTCGCGATGCGCTCAGCGAGGTTCGGCAGGTCGAACACATAGTGTCCCAGACCGTAGAAGATGGGTTTGCCGGAATGGAACTCGACACCGCGGAGCATGTGGTGGTGGTGGCCCACGACGACGTCGGCCCCGTGGTCGATGGCGAGCCTGGCCATCCGTCGTTCGTGGTCGGTCAGCGAGAGCGGCGTGGTGGGGTCACCCCAGTGGACGCTGACGACGACGATGTCGGCCTTCGCGCGTGCTTCGGTGATGCTGTCAATGAACACCTTCTGGTCCTCGAGCAGCGGCTCGGTGCTCACCAGGGGGGCCATGCCCGGATTCCATGCGTTCAGCTCCAAGGGCGTGTATCGGGTGTGTGCACGCAAGGGAGCCAGGCCGGGGACACCCGGGCGCGCCTCATAGCCGTAGGGGAACACGGAGCTGAAGGCCAGAAAGGCCAGTCGTGTTCCATTGCGCTCGAGATACCCGGGCGCGGTGGCCTCCGCGAGATTCGCGCCCGCGCCCACCGTGGCGATGTCCAGGTCGGCCAGTGTCCGGCGCATGGACAGCAGCGCGGCATGTCCCCCGTCGAGACTGTGGTTGTTGGCCAATGACATGATGTTGAAGCCCGCCCTGGCCAATGGGACGGCGTTCGCCGCGGGCGCCGTGACCGTCGAGCCGGCGCTGGGGGCACGCTGGATGTCGTCGCTGAAGACGCCCTCGCAGTTGCCGAAGACGACGTCACCGGAGCGCAGGACGTCGCGGGCGGAGTGGAAGGCCGTCGCCGGGTCGTCGCGGTCCACGAAGACATCGCCCACGGCGAGGAGCGACAGTCCGGGTCCACCAGGTTGATCGATGTTGTTTGATGCCACGGTTCACTCCTGCATCCAGCTCAAATGCGTTCCTCGCGCCTTGTACCATTCAAGGCTGTCGCAGTGGATTTTCGCGTGTTAGAGGTCCGGGGAAGCGAGCCGTGCCGGAAGGCCCCTCCGCGCGGCGGCCGCGATGTATGTCATTGCTTCCAGGAGCTCCCTTGCCCCCCACGCCCCCGTCCGCCCTGGTGACAGGAACCGAATACGAGCGCCTGCTCTCCAGCCTCCGCCTGAAGAGTCCCTGGGCGCTCGAGGGCCACACCCCGGAGGAGGTGCTCAGGGGGATGGACAGCGGGGCGCAGGCTGCCCGCGTGCAGGGTGGAAGGGTCGACCATGGACCGTGGCGCTCGGTGGTGGACGTCATCGCCGCGCAGTGCCGGCGGCATGCCGACCGCGTCGCGCTCTCGGATGGGGCCTCTGAAACCACCTATGCGCGGCTGGAGGCGCGGACCCGTGCCCTGGCAGCCAGCCTGCGGGCCCGGGGCATCGGGCGCGGAGACGTGGTCGCGGTGGTGCTGGAGCGCGGCCCTGCCTTCGTCGAACTCGCCATCGCGGTCTGGCGCGTGGGTGCGGCCTATCTGCCCCTGGCACCGTCACATCCCCAGGCGTGGCGCGAGGACATCCTTCGCAGGGTCGGCGCGGCGCTCGTGGTGGGCTCGCCCGCCAGCGAGGTGCCGGGGGTGCCCTTCCTGGTGCCGGAGGCCGACATGGGCTCCGGCGTGGCGGCCGTGGAGGACACGGCGCTGGTCCCGGAGGATCTCGCGTACATCATCTGCACGTCGGGTTCGACGGGCGAGCCCAAGCTGGTGATGACCGAGCATCGCGGCGTCGCCAACCTCCTCCATGCGCAGCGGGACTTCCTGGGCGCGTTGGGGCCCGACACGCGGGTGTTGCAGTTCTTCCACCCGTCGTTCGATGCCTCCCTGTTCGACCTGCTGATGGCGCTGCCCAACGGAGGGCGGCTGGAGACCTTGGACGCATCGCCGCTCTCCGGAGCGCCGCTGGCCCAGGTGCTGGTGGACCGGCGCATCACCCACGCGGTGCTGCCCGCGACGGTCCTGCGCACGCTGCAACCGGGCGGCTTCCCCGACCTCCAGGTGGTGATGAGCACCGGGGACGTGTGCCTTCCGGAGACGGCCCGGCAGTGGGGCGCGCACCACCGCTTCGTCAACGGCTATGGCCCGACGGAGGTGACGGTGGCCAGCACGCTCCAGGCGGTGCACGCAGTGGAAGGCGAGCGCGTGCCCATCGGCCGCCCCCTCTCCAACGACCACGTGGTCATCCTCGATGAGCACCTGCGCCCCGTCCCCGACGGGGTGCCGGGCGAGCTGTGCATTGGCGGGGAAGGGGTCGGGCGCGGGTATCTGGGCAGGCCCGCCCTCACCGCCGAGCGGTTCATTCCGGATGCGTTCGGTCCGGTGCCGGGAGGGCGGCTGTACCGCAGCGGCGACCTGGGCCGGTGGTTGCCGGATGGCGCGCTGGAGTTCCTGGGCCGGCGCGACGACCAGGTGAAGATTCGCGGGGCGCGCATCGAGCTGGGTCAGGTGGAAGCGGCCCTGGCCGCGCTGCCGGACGTGCGGGACGCGGTCGCCCTCATCGACGACACGCGGGAGCGCCTGCTGGGCTACGTGATGCCCGTCACCGGCGCGGCCCTGTCCGGCGACGCGGTGCGCGCGGAGCTTCGCCGCCGGCTGCCCGGCTACCTGGTGCCGGATGTCGTGGTCGTGGTGGAGGCCTGGCCCCTGAACACCAGCGGCAAGGTGGACCGCTCGCGGCTGCCCAGGCCTCCACGCGCGGAGCGGACGGACTACCAGCCGCCGGAGTCGCCTGTCGAAGCGGCGCTGGCGGGCATCGCCGCGGCGCTGCTGGGGATGGAGCGGGTGGGGCGTGATGACAACCTGTTCGAGCTGGGAGGGCACTCGTTGTTCGCCACCCAGCTCGTGGCCCGGGTGCGACGCTTGCTGGGTGCGCAGTTGGAATTGAGCGCGGTGCTCCAGGCCCCCTCGGTGGCCCGGCTCGCGGCGGGCTTGAAGGAGGCGCGGGGTGGGGTGGACCTGGGCCCTCGGGGAGGCGCGGCGGGGATGGCGCTCGCGCCTTCGTTTGGCCAGGAGCGCGTGTGGTTGATGCACAAGCTCAACCCGGACGCGCGGGCCTACCACACGCAGGCGGTGTTCCGTCTCGCGGGCGCGCTGGACCTGGCCGCGCTGCACGCGAGCCTCACCGACATCGTCCGGCGCCACGACGTGATGCGCACCCGCTTCCCCGAAGTGGATGGGGAGCTGCGGTGTGAACTGGAGTCCCCCTGGGAGGTGGAGGTCCCTCTCCAGGACTTCAGCGGCGTGGACGCAGCGCTGTTGGCGACCCGCGTGGGCGACGCCGTCCGGGACGCGGTGCAGGCCCCGTTCGCGCTCGCCGAAGGCCGGCCCTTCCGCTGGCGGTTGTTGCGCCTGGGCGCGGAGGAGCACGTCTTCGTGCACGTCGAACACCACATCGTGCACGACGGCTGGTCCTTCAATGTCTTCGTGCGCGAGCTGCTCAACGGCTACGCCGAACACGTCCGCCACGGTCAGGTGCGACGCCCCGCGCTGGCGGTGCAGTACTACGACTACGCGCGCTGGCAGCGCGAGTGGGTGGGCACCGAAGCCGCCGCCGCGCAGCGCCGCTTCTGGCGTCAGGAGTTGGAAGGCGCGGAGACCCGGCTCCAGCTCCCCCGCCGCGCGGCTCCGGGAGGAAGACGGTTCCGTGGGGTGGCGCCCCGGGTGGAGCTGGACGGCGACCTCGCGCGTCGCCTCCAGGCCCTGGCGGACCGCCACCACACGTCCCTCTTCACCACGCTGCTCTCCGCGTTCTTCGTCCTCCTGCATCGGTACACCGGCTCCCGGGATCTCCTCGTCGGCTCCTCGGTCGCCAACCGGCGCTGGCAGGACACCGAGGGCATGCTGGGCATGTTCGTCAACACGATCGTGCTGCGCGGGCGGCTGGACGGGGACCCCTCATTCGAGGCGTTCCTGGCGCGGATGCAGCGCACCACGCTGGAGGTCTACGACCACCAGGAGCTGCCCTATGAGCATATCTTCGCGGAGTCGCCCGCGCGGCATCAGGGGGGGCTCAACCCGTTGATCCAGACGATGTTCAGCTTCCACGACTCGTCGGTGGGCACGCTCGACGCGTCGCCGCTGGACGTCACGTTCGTGGAGGGCCTGGGCAACGGTTCGGCCAAGTTCGAGCTGTCCGTCGTCGCGGTGCCGCTCTACGCCGAACCGGGGCACATCCAACGGCTGGCCGGGGACGTGGTGAGCGTTCCCCGCTCGGAGGCCCCCGTGCGCTCCAGTCCCCGCGCCTCGCTGAGTGGCATCCTGCTGTCGTGGGAGTTCGACTCCGACCTCTTCGAGGACTTCTTCATCACCGGGATGTTGTCCGCCTACCAGCAACTGCTGCGCTCCATCACCGAAGCGCCGGACACGCGCGTGTCCAGGCTGTCGCTGCTGAACGACGCGGACCGGCGCGCGCTCATCAGCGTGGGTCCAGGCCAGGAGGCCCCCACGTACCGGGTGACGGAGTTGTTCGCCCAATGGACCCGCCGCGCGCCCGATGCTCCCGCTGTGAAGTCCGGCGACTGCGTGCTGACCTATGCCGAACTGACGCAGCGGGCGGAGCACCTGGCGCACCACCTGCGCGGGCTGGGCGTGGGCCGTGAGTCGCTGGTCGCGCTGTGTCTTCCGCGCTCGGCGGAGCTGGTCGTCGCCCAGTTGGGAATCCTCATGGCGGGGGCGGCCTTCTTGTCGCTGGATCCGGGCGCGCCTCCTGCCTGGCTGGAGCCGCTCATGCAGGATGCCGGAGCGCGCGTCCTGGTCACGACGGCGGCGCTGGCGGGCCGGCTCACGGGCCTCCCCACCGTTGTCTTGGAGGAACTGCCCCCGGTGTCCTCCGGACCGCCGCTGCCCGCCGGGAGTCCATCGGATCTCGCCTACGTCCTCTATACGTCCGGGTCGACAGGCAGACCCAAGGGCGTTCAGGTCGAGCATCGCTCGGCCGTGTCATTCGCGTACCGGACGGCCCTGGCCGAGGACCTGGGACCGGGCAAGATGATGCTGGCGATGGCATCGGTCTCCTTCGACATGTCGGTGCTGGAGGTCTGGGGCGCGCTGCTCAACGGCGCCGCGGTCCACTTCCTGCCGCCGGGCTGGGACGTGCCAGGGCTGGCCCGGTGCCTCATCGAGCAGGGCATCACGCATGCGGCGATTGCTCCCGTGGTGCTGTCCCGGTTGGCGGCCGAAGCCCCGGAGGCCCTCGCCGCGCTGGAGCGCGTGGTGGTGGGAGGGGACGTCTTTCCCGTGGAGGCGTTCCGCACGCTCCAGCGCGGAGGCTTCACGAAGGTGACGAACGGCTATGGCCCCACGGAGTGCACCGTCATGGTCAGCGGCCACCGGCTCGACGACGGGCTGGACCCCGAAGCGACCCACGTGCCCATCGGGCGACCGCTGTTCAATGCCCACCTCGTGGTGCTCGACGCGCACGGGCAGGTGGCTCCACCGGGGGCGGTGGGGGAGATCTGCATCGGTGGGGCCGGTGTCGCGCGGGGCTACCGCGACCAGCCGCACCTCACCGCCGAGCGGTTCGTGCCGGATGGCTTCGGGCCCCATCCCGGCGCGCGGCTCTATCGCAGCGGGGACCTGGGCCGGTGGTTGCCCGGAGGTGTCATCGAGTTCCTGGGCCGCCGTGATGAACAGGTGAAGGTCCGGGGCTTCCGGGTGGAGCTGGCCGAAGTGCGAGCCGCCCTGGCCGGGCATCCCGGCGTGGCGGACACCCTCGCCGTCGTCGACACCCGGGGGGAGGAGGCGCGCCTCATGGGTTATGTCGTGGCCGGGCCGGGAACCCCGGTGTCGGCGCAGGCCGTGCGCGAGGACCTGGCGCGCAGGCTGCCGGCGCATCTGGTGCCTTCGGAGGTCGTGGTCCTGGAGTCCTGGCCGCTGACCCCGAATGGGAAGGTGGACCGCTCGCGGCTGCCCGCGACCGACCGGCGCCCGGACGCGCCCTACACGGCGCCGAGCACCGATGCCGAGGTCCGCGTCGCTGCGGTGGTCTCCGAGCTCCTGGGCGTGAGCCGGGTGGATGTCCATGAGAGCCTGCTCGCGCTCGGCATGCATTCGTTGCAGGCGATGCGACTGGCCTCGCGGCTGAGCCGGATGGTGGGACGGGAGGTTGGGCTCGCCACGATCCTCACCGGGCCGACCATCGCGCAGCTGGCCGCCGCGCTCACCGAGGCCCCGGTCGCGAAGCCGCTCATCAAGAGGCTGCCACGCGCATGACGACCGCGTTCCCGATGTCGTTCGCCCAGCAGCGGCTGTGCTTCCTGCACCGGATGGACCCCACCGGCGCGGCCCACGCCACCGTTCGCTGCCACCGCGTGACGGGGCCCCTGGACCCGCGAGCCCTGCGGGAGGCCCTGGACGTGCTGGTGGCCCGACACGAACCGCTGCGCACCGCCTTCCCGCTGGGGACGCGGCAGCAGGTGTCCGCGGAAGGGCGCGGGCACGTCCACGTCCACGTCCTGGAGGTCGCGACGGAGGCCGAGGCCCTGCGACACGCGCACGAGGAGGCGGCCCGGCCGTTCGAGCTGGAGCACGGCCCCTTGCTGCGGCTCACCGTGATGCGGCTGGAGCCCCGGACGCACTTCCTCGTCTTCGCCGTGCACCTGCTGGTGGCGGACGGCGCGTCGCTCCAGGTCTTCACCGAGGAGCTGGCCATCGCGTACCGGGCGGCGCTCCTGGGGCAACCCACCGGCCTGCCCGAGCTGCCCGTGCAGTACGTGGACTGGGCCGCATGGCAGCGCGAGCAGCTCACCGCTGAGCGGCGCGAAGCGCTGTCGCGCCGGTGGAGGGAGCAGCTGTCGGGTGTCCCCCTGTTCCTGGACCTCGTCCCCCCGCGTCCCGTGCTGGGGCGGGGACGGCGCATGCACCGGGTGCTGCCCGCCGCCGTCGCCCACGGCGTGCGCGCCCTCGCGAGCACCGAGCGTCAGACGGTGTTCACGGTGCTGGCCGCCGCCTGCGGCCTCGTGCTCGGGCACCGTGCGGGACGGGAGCAGGTGCTGCTAGGACTGGCCGTGGCCAACCGGGACCTGCCCGAAGTCGAGCGGGTGCTCGGGTTCTTCGTCAACACCGTCGTGCTCCAGGTGGACCTGCGCGGCGACCCCGACTTTCGCGAGCTGCTCACCCGGGTGGCGGCCGCCACGGTGGCTGCGTACGCGCACAAGGACCTGCCCTTCGAGCAGCTCGTCGCGGACCTGGCCCCGCCAAGAGACCCGACGCGGTCTCCCGTCGTCCAGGTCAACTTCGCCTACCATCCGGCAGGCACGGCGGGAGCACTGTCATTGCACGGCTGCGAGGTGACGGAGTTCCTGCTGGACCTCCCCTCCGCGAAGTTCGAGCTCACCCTCCGGGTGGAGGAGCGCTCCGACGGCCCATACACCGTGTGGGCCGAATTCGATGAGAGCCTCTTCAACCCTGCCTTCATCGACGGGCTGCTCGCGGCCTACGAGGACGTCCTGCGGACCGCGACCCCCCATGCGCGGACATCGCCTCCGCGCTCCCCGGTGGAGGCGAGGGCACAACACCTCAGCCGCATCTTCGCTGACGTGCTGAAGGTCGACTCGGTCGCTCCGGACGACGACTTCTTCCAGCGCGGCGGCCATTCCTTGCAGCTTGTCGAGGTCGCGGCCCGGATCCGGAGCGAAATGGGCCAGGACCTCAGCCTGCGCGAGCTGTACCAGCACCCCACCGTGGCGGGCGCCGCTGCCCGGCTCGACCGAACAGGAGCACCCCGATGAGCCCTTCCTATCCCTTCCCCAAGGACTGGAGCCTCCCGCTGGAGCCTCCCGCTGAATACAAGCGGCTGCGGCAGGAGGCCCCGGTCTGCCCCGTGCGGTTGTGGGACGGCAACACGCCGTGGCTGGTGAGTCGCTACAACGACGTGTTGGCAGTCTTGGGAGACCCCCGGCTGGTCGTGGACTCCACGCTGCCGGGGTTCCCGCAGCTGTCGCCCGCGGCGGTGGCACGGCAGGGGAGGCCGCTGCCCTTCTTCCTGCGCCCGGATGCGGAGTACCGGGTGCAGCGGGCCATGCTCGTGCAGGAGTTCATGCCCCGGCGGATGGAGGCCCTGAGGCCGCGCATCCAGGCCACCGTGGACGCGGCGCTCGACGCGATGCTGGCCGGCCCTAAACCGGCGGACCTGATGTCAGCGGTCGCGCTTCCTGTCGCCCTGCAAGTCATTGGCGAGTTGCTCGGCGTGCCCCATGACGGCGCTGACGACCTGCACGTCCTCAGTCGGACCGTCGGCTCCCGCGCGTCCTCCCGCGAGGAGGCGAGGGCGGCCCTGATGGCCCTGGATGACTTCTTCCTGCGGTTGGTGGAGGCGAACCTGCGCGAGCCTGGCGACACGCTCATCGGTCGCGTCGTCACGGAGCAGGTGGCGACGGGAAGGCTGAGCCCTCCGGACGCGGCCTCCCTGTTCCACTCGCTGTACTACGCCGGGCACGGACCGTCCGCGTACATGTTCGGCCTGGGGACGCTGGCGCTGCTGCTCCACCCCGAGCAGCTCGGGAAGTTCCGTGAGATGGAGGACCCCGCCGCCATCACCGCGGCGGTCCAGGAGCTCCTGCGCTTCGTCAATGTCTCCCATCTCGCCCGGCAGCGCGTCGCCACGGAGGACGTCACCGTGGGCGGCCAGCTCATTCGCGCCGGGGAGGGCATCCTCGCGCAGCCGGACTCCGCCAACCGCGACGGAACGGTCTTCGAGGAGCCGGACCGTCTGGACCTCCACCGGGAAGCGCACCGCAACTTCGCCTTCGGCCATGGCCTCCACCTGTGCACGGGGCGCGCGCTGGCCCTCATCGAGTTCGAGGTGGTGTTCAAGACGCTGTTCCAGCGCATCCCCACGTTGCGGCTGGCCGTGCCGCTGGAGGAGATCCGCTTCAAGAAGGATGAGAACCTGCTCGGCGTGCACGAACTGCCGCTCACCTGGTGACCCGCTTCCCTCGACTCCCCTCGACGACCGCGAGCATGATCTCTTGATACATCCCCGCAGGTGCAGCGGGCCTCCGGAGACTGAAGTAAGAAATGTTGGATGCACTTGCTCCGCGCCTTTCTTCCCCCTGCTTCGCTGTCGTCAGCCTTCCGTGTCACCGCCGCCCTGGGCCTGCTGTCCCTGGCGGCGGGTTGTGGACCCGAGTCGGCCAGTCCGTCGCCCGCCGTGACGCAGGCCGCACGGCCTCTCGTGGGGGCCACCCTCGCCGCCGCAGGTGAGTTCCCCTGGATGGCGTCCGTCCAGGACGTGACTGGAAACCACCTGTGTGGCGGCACCATCCTCAACGCCAACTGGGTGCTCACCTCACGCCAGTGCGTGCTGGGCGCCCACACGCTGACGCCCCCGCATCGCAGCACCCTGCGCGTGGCGACGGGCGGCAACAGCCTGGCGATGATGAACTTCGTGGGGCAGGTGCGTCCGGTGGCGGATATCGTTCCGTTCCCGGGTTCGTGGGATGCGACGCAGGGGAGGGACGTGGCGCTCCTGCGGTTGATGACGCCACTGACGCTGGATGGCACCTCCGTGGCGGCCCTGCCGATAGCGACGTCGGCGGATGTGTCCGCCGGCTACACCGACCCGGGAGTCCTCGCGACGTTGTCGGGCTGGGGGCAGGCGGCCCCGGGCGGCGCCACGCCGGACATGTTGGAGAAGATGAGCGTTCCGCTGATGTCCAACGCGGATGCGTCCCTGGCGCTGGGGCACCCCGTCACCGTGGACCAACTGGCGGCGGATGGCTCGGCGCAGGGCAATGCGTTCTGCACGGGGGATGTGGGCGGGCCGCTGGTGGTGGATGGGGTGAGCGGGAAGAAGCTGGTGGGAGTGGCCAGCTACAACCTGGGCTGCTCGGCGCCGGACATGTTCGCGCGGGCTTCGTCCTTCAAGTCATTCATCGACACCGTCATTCCCCTGTATCGGGTCGCGCCCCGTTCAACGAGGCAGTTCGTGAGCGCACCCCAGGGAGGATGGAACCACTCTTCCATCACCCTGCCGGGGGGACACGCCGTGTTCACCGTGTCGCTCCAGGAAGGCACGGGTGATGCCACCCTCTACGTGCGCTACGGCGCGACACCGACGCTGACGGACTACACCTGCCGCTCCTATACCGTGGGCAACAAGGAGTATTGCTCCTTCTTCTATCCAAGCAGGGGCAACTGGCACATCTCCGTGTACGGAGAAACCGCTGTCACCAATGTCACCGTGCTGGGTCGCACGCTCTACTGATGCTCGGCGCCGCTCCGCGCGCCATCACAGCCACGGCGCCACCAGCGCCCGCGGAAGAGCCCCTCGCACCGGTCCAGGCCACTCGATGGCGCAGCGCTCCTGCTCATCGGGTGGGCATCATCCAGGTGCTTGGAGAGGTCGCCATAGCGGACCGCGTCCCAGCCCACTTCCGCCTCGCCATAGGCCGAGTACCCATCCGGGAAGGGGACCTCCGCCAGCGGCACTCCCTCCGGCCCCGCCGCCTTGAAGCGAGCCAGCTCGTAGTCCGGGCCGAAGAAGCCCTGTCAAAAGCCGCCATGCTGCCTGCGCATTTTCAACCGCAGCCGCAGGTCCAGCGTGGGCGTCAACGCATCCGCGCCTGCTCCCACCAGCGCACCCCATGCGCCGCCCTCACCGGGCCGTCCGCTCCAACCGAGAGAGGCGCGGGGGGGAGCAGACCCGGAGCTCACGGAGCCAAGTGTCGGGTGCAACCCCCTCTCATCGCGGTGCCGTGAGGCATTGAGCCGGCCCGCATTGACAAACACTCCCCTCATGCCTACCTCGCGCACTGCCGGTGTGTCGCATCCGCACGGTGCGACGTTGATGCAGTCCCTGAAGGTCCAGGCAGTGGCGGACTCCCCCTCCGCATGGCTTGTCCCACATGTGCGCAAGGCACCGGAGCAATCACGGATGAAGACCGAGGGGATGATGGCAGGACAGGGACTCAAGGGGTTCGCCTGGGTGCTGACGGCCCTGGCGATGGTGCTGACCGGCACGGGCTGCGGTGAAGGAGACGTCGCTGATGCCAGCGGCCGGGACCCGCGCACCGCATGCGTCGATGGACTCTGTGCGGGCTGACGGCCGCCTTCGCATCCGACGCGGGCACGGATGCGGGCATGGCCTTCGATGCGGGCACGGCCTTCGATGCCGGCACCGCGACGGACGCGGGCACGACCTCCGACGCCGGCACGGGCATCGACGCGGGCTGGGACTATGACGCAGGGTTTTGTCTGCCCGCCCCGCACGACCCGAAGCTGGGCACGCTCCAGCTCCAGCCAGGCTTCGTGGCCGCTGAGTCCGCACCCCTGCCCGAGTGGACGGGCCCGTTGGGTGTCACTCCTGGCCCCACGTACTCGCTCTACACGTTGGTGTCGGCGGACTTCCGCGGTCCGCATGCGCTGTACTCGCTGGGCACATGGCCTCAACTGTCATTGGGTGTGGCGCCGCTGCTGAACCTCCCCACTGCTGACAGCTTCAATCAAAAAATCGATTTCGTGGAGACGGATGGACAGCGCATCATCGCAGGCGTGAACTACCCGGGAACGTTGCTGGTGTATGACATTGCAACGCCCGCTGCTTCCACCTTCATTCCTTT
This genomic interval carries:
- a CDS encoding CapA family protein, coding for MASNNIDQPGGPGLSLLAVGDVFVDRDDPATAFHSARDVLRSGDVVFGNCEGVFSDDIQRAPSAGSTVTAPAANAVPLARAGFNIMSLANNHSLDGGHAALLSMRRTLADLDIATVGAGANLAEATAPGYLERNGTRLAFLAFSSVFPYGYEARPGVPGLAPLRAHTRYTPLELNAWNPGMAPLVSTEPLLEDQKVFIDSITEARAKADIVVVSVHWGDPTTPLSLTDHERRMARLAIDHGADVVVGHHHHMLRGVEFHSGKPIFYGLGHYVFDLPNLAERIAKDGYLGAGRPGEMAAWARRFGEFMIRPREDYPLLPFHPDSRLTGAAVIHIAPSGRISAGFLPAIINPANEPIHVSADSDEGRRVVAYLERCCMTEQLPTRLVAPRPDSGLPPSCIEFVSTSTD
- a CDS encoding non-ribosomal peptide synthetase yields the protein MPPTPPSALVTGTEYERLLSSLRLKSPWALEGHTPEEVLRGMDSGAQAARVQGGRVDHGPWRSVVDVIAAQCRRHADRVALSDGASETTYARLEARTRALAASLRARGIGRGDVVAVVLERGPAFVELAIAVWRVGAAYLPLAPSHPQAWREDILRRVGAALVVGSPASEVPGVPFLVPEADMGSGVAAVEDTALVPEDLAYIICTSGSTGEPKLVMTEHRGVANLLHAQRDFLGALGPDTRVLQFFHPSFDASLFDLLMALPNGGRLETLDASPLSGAPLAQVLVDRRITHAVLPATVLRTLQPGGFPDLQVVMSTGDVCLPETARQWGAHHRFVNGYGPTEVTVASTLQAVHAVEGERVPIGRPLSNDHVVILDEHLRPVPDGVPGELCIGGEGVGRGYLGRPALTAERFIPDAFGPVPGGRLYRSGDLGRWLPDGALEFLGRRDDQVKIRGARIELGQVEAALAALPDVRDAVALIDDTRERLLGYVMPVTGAALSGDAVRAELRRRLPGYLVPDVVVVVEAWPLNTSGKVDRSRLPRPPRAERTDYQPPESPVEAALAGIAAALLGMERVGRDDNLFELGGHSLFATQLVARVRRLLGAQLELSAVLQAPSVARLAAGLKEARGGVDLGPRGGAAGMALAPSFGQERVWLMHKLNPDARAYHTQAVFRLAGALDLAALHASLTDIVRRHDVMRTRFPEVDGELRCELESPWEVEVPLQDFSGVDAALLATRVGDAVRDAVQAPFALAEGRPFRWRLLRLGAEEHVFVHVEHHIVHDGWSFNVFVRELLNGYAEHVRHGQVRRPALAVQYYDYARWQREWVGTEAAAAQRRFWRQELEGAETRLQLPRRAAPGGRRFRGVAPRVELDGDLARRLQALADRHHTSLFTTLLSAFFVLLHRYTGSRDLLVGSSVANRRWQDTEGMLGMFVNTIVLRGRLDGDPSFEAFLARMQRTTLEVYDHQELPYEHIFAESPARHQGGLNPLIQTMFSFHDSSVGTLDASPLDVTFVEGLGNGSAKFELSVVAVPLYAEPGHIQRLAGDVVSVPRSEAPVRSSPRASLSGILLSWEFDSDLFEDFFITGMLSAYQQLLRSITEAPDTRVSRLSLLNDADRRALISVGPGQEAPTYRVTELFAQWTRRAPDAPAVKSGDCVLTYAELTQRAEHLAHHLRGLGVGRESLVALCLPRSAELVVAQLGILMAGAAFLSLDPGAPPAWLEPLMQDAGARVLVTTAALAGRLTGLPTVVLEELPPVSSGPPLPAGSPSDLAYVLYTSGSTGRPKGVQVEHRSAVSFAYRTALAEDLGPGKMMLAMASVSFDMSVLEVWGALLNGAAVHFLPPGWDVPGLARCLIEQGITHAAIAPVVLSRLAAEAPEALAALERVVVGGDVFPVEAFRTLQRGGFTKVTNGYGPTECTVMVSGHRLDDGLDPEATHVPIGRPLFNAHLVVLDAHGQVAPPGAVGEICIGGAGVARGYRDQPHLTAERFVPDGFGPHPGARLYRSGDLGRWLPGGVIEFLGRRDEQVKVRGFRVELAEVRAALAGHPGVADTLAVVDTRGEEARLMGYVVAGPGTPVSAQAVREDLARRLPAHLVPSEVVVLESWPLTPNGKVDRSRLPATDRRPDAPYTAPSTDAEVRVAAVVSELLGVSRVDVHESLLALGMHSLQAMRLASRLSRMVGREVGLATILTGPTIAQLAAALTEAPVAKPLIKRLPRA
- a CDS encoding LVIVD repeat-containing protein, with the protein product MPGASTFRGPGTPLLFQDVGDGELFFGTLARRALPAPSFRHLIFAGCTRPEPDRVNGCFAQCPPEGQVMLKGSFTALRRGWGRSEVEASGLKLVSESAVPLAFPVDIYVTKGHAYVVAMGDNTRDGGLAVHDVKDHAHPVLKKRIQLEGDTYWNGVWAKGDALYIASANSGVIAYDITNPADPQYVRALPGGAINVHTVHVRGDRLYGMAPSSSSQTLMFDVSSALSPQLLESISTPDASLGGVHDAFAYGDNLYVNHTTDGYIAFDVSDPMRVRELGRYAYSDSFSHASAVGTFAGRTIAFEGGEQLGAHLRVLDVTDPANMRLIGRYALRSEFSIHNMVLVGTKLYIAYYQEGVRVLDVSVPPRPREVAYFNTYQDTPPPRTGSEFFSNAIGIRVPGDGFIYVVDTNRGLLILQEQ